AGAGTTTGGCGAAATACGATCGATGATGAGGTATTTTACAATATCTGCCGATTTACTTTCCTTCCAAATCTGATGACTTGTCCAGCCTGAGAAAATCTAGCCTGGCAATTTATCGATAGTTTTTTAAGTATgatcttattttttttaaacatcgGAGTATAGCATGAAGGAAGTAGACACAAATATTCTATGACTGAAAACTATTACAATGGTGTTTACTTTGTCAGCGACCCCGTTCCAGTTCAGCAGATAACTTAGTTGTCTGACAAACACGCTGTCAAGCACGTAAATGCGACTAGTTTTGGTCTAgttgacaacaaaactatttctTTGTAGTCAAAAAGAACCCTCGGCTGACCTCGGTAACATAGACATTTACAACACTGCGGATTACGTTGATCATTGACAGTTGTCTTCAAtgaaatacggatagttttcaatcggattcgaacccacaacatacggcatcagtcgcctagctgagaggcctgagacagaaccagtcggctaaatctccactcccaaaaaagagtggttcaatagccggctaagttgttacatttttctaacGTTATTTTACTTTGTACATGGCGATATTCTATGTGGCGGTTCTAAATCACGGTACGGTGCTAGCAGTCTTGTCCTTAAAATATGAAGACCAAAATGTCAGCAGttttataatgatttgtttGCTTCTTTGAATTTTAGCGTTGTATCCTCGTCCTTCGACTTGAACACACAATATATTATCACAGGTTGAGTGGCATATGTGTATAAACACTCAAAGTGGCTGAGTTAACAGTAGGAAATTAAAGAGCTCCATAAGTCGAGTGACGGACGGTCTAAGAATAGTTAGAAATTTCACCTCTAATTCGGCGAAATAACGACCAGAAGTGTGTAATTTGCTTTAAAAGAGACTCAACGCAAAGACTAACCAGTCCCGGACGCGTTAGACGATATCAGACCAACTATAATATCAGTTCCCCTTCCTCCAATTTTTTCAAGCTTTTTTCAGGTCTTGTTCCGTGTTTAGTGTACCACAACACGCCCATGCATCATGGGTTCCAGGACAAAGCTTTTGTTCTCCGTCCGAACGATACAGTCGGAACGACTCCCCCACCAAATCTACCTATAATCGTCGCATGATGCTCAGTCGAGTCTCTTTggaagtgaaaataaagtccaAAGACACAGTTAATGAATAAATTCAAGGTTttgatatatgtatatggaAAGTCACTTCTCAGCTCACAAGAATAACCACTGTTGTGATGGCTTTCTATCCAAAGGCAGTCTAAAAGTTTGCATCACCAATATATATTCAGAGCTGTGGTCGAGAatgtgtttattatttgtcaGACTCACACTCCTCAGATCTAACAGTACACCCCCTAAAGAGAAATACACGCCAGCCTTTGAAAATCATCATTTCGACGTTGACAGTTTCGTGATACCGAAGACAACAGCTGTCATGACGGGTCATACTGACAACTGGTCTCTTCACAGTGTCGTGTCTTTTTAGTAATAATGGAggtctatggaaaacttaacgtgTTTCAGAGAGTCTGGAACAAACTAGATTCCAGACCAACACACACCGGTAAAGCTGTCAGAAGATTCCTACTTACTAAATAAAATCAAGCAAAAGATGGAATCCGTACCGAATATCCTGTGTTTGTTTTATCTCAACACACTTCCTTTTCGTCCTTCTAATGATTCACATAGGTTTTAACCACCAACGTTGAAATTTTTATCGATACTTGTTCATAAAGATATATTTTCCTTATGAAAACACCAACCAATAAATAGTGCCTTTGTTGGGACAGCCAATCAAACAGAGGAGCAAAGTTCTCGTCGTTACAATAGTTTATTGGGTCTTGCCGGCAATGTCAGGTTGCCCCTGTTTGCCTTCAACACCGCCGACTTCCTCCAGACGTCCGCTGTCCCTGACAGGTAAGTCTTGCTGAATGGGAACCTCACTCATTTTAACACATTTCTAGGAAGACGAAGAGGTTAACAAAGATTTATTTTATCGCTGGTGTTGAAGGCGTACCAGCTTCTAAGGCCCGTTGTAAACATTCATACTCCATATTTCTAAAACAGTTTATATCCGCCAAGCCTATTAGTGGTATAGTGGTATTGTCTTCGGAATGCTAACGCATAAAGAGCACATCTAAAACACCGACAATATCGAAAACTGACAAACATTTCAAGCAATACCTGGAACATTCATTGCATAGGAAAGAATTAATATTAGACCACATGACAATGTATAGCACTTAATTGTGTCCTGTTTTTCGTTTTCTCAACTGTTTGTTTTAATAAGTTACAGCCTAACGTTGGTTATTATTGAGTAGGTACAAGCATGTGTTATCTCATGCCTATAGGAAAATTTCAGCTAGGAATGCAATGTGTACAGCCCGTATTAACTGAGAGCCTTAATGATAGCTGTTAAAATCGCTCAATGTAGTTGGTTAAGATATCGTGGTGTACATTTACTTCTCAAGAATTTGGGCGATGAGATTGTAAAAATCACGAGCTACAATATCCCTGCCAATGCGCGCCACAAGAGTGTACTATAAATCTGGACTCTCGCAGTTCGATCTTGGTTCGCCACAAAGATTCTAATCTTTTACCGACGCTGATTTGCCCATAACTGTTAAGCCAGGTCAGTCCAGAGGCATTTGCGTTGCTAACCAAGCTGGGTATGAGCTGTATGACACGGGCTACCTAGGGCTCAAAATCAGAAGGAGGGGGATAACGCTGCGTAGCCAACGAAGGTCTGTGAGCTATGAGGGGATCTAGTAATTAATAATGCCACACGACAGCCGTAATACACTTTGGAATGGTTTCAtctatatttaatattttatttttctttccataAGTGTATGAAGCCCGACGTAGCGTATCGTGATTAGCAGCCATGGCAACCGAACAATCGGTAAGTGTAAAGAATCCCAATACTCCGTAGTCTTGACTTTGTTTCGGTCATAGGTGGCGCGCTTAGATATCTCCCTgaacaatttttggtacaaattGCTCTGCTATTATTTCTCCTGTGATGTCCTTAGAAAGTGGGTTATCAATGATTTAACATAAGTACAGCAGGAaacaatatcagaaaatatactCGGTCATCTCTCGTCATAATTCATCGATATATTACAAAATCTCAAGTCGCCTGACGACTCGACAAAATATAGTTATTAATTTGGCATTGCTTtaatcacggttactctactCAGAACTTGGAGTGGAGTAACCACGCTTTAATAGTTTGAATTGCACAGACAGCTGATTCCCTCTGGTGGGACATaaaaaactaaatatttatcatttatttgacCTTGACATTTATTAAGCAATGTGAGTAGTTGTATTTCATTGTATCTTTTCAGTTTGAAGACAGGTTTTTTGATCATTTGAATAAAAGTGATGATAGTGACGAGGAAGGTAAGATAGCCGTTGTTTGTCTTCTTAGAATGTTACTGTACAATGTCACTGAAATAGTAGAAAAGACGTTTCTAATGTCGGCATTCTTCGGCTAGCAAAAATATGCCCATAcaccacaacaacaacagaattATCAGCctgcaaaatttcattaaaacttcCTTCGATTTTGTGGCAATCTTATACAGAAGATTAAAGAGGAACTCTATCAAAAAGACtgaattcagagaaaaacagAGGGTTAGAAATACTTAGGATTTTACATTATTTAACTAGAGGAAACTCATTGCATAATAAGCAATATATAATAAACTTACGATATTTTAAACACACTTTTGCCATGTTTTGAAAACACCTTAGGAGAATAAGAACATCCgaaaaaatgtacacaaaatttTCAGCAAGACATCAGTTCTTGCATAAATTGTTACTAGTATCTTAACTTTTATCAACTGTctgataaataaaatttgtctgaattatTCCATGTTCTGAAATATTGTAGACCTGGCCAGGGATTTTGATGAAAAGGTGAAACTTGGTCGGTCCAAAAACAGCGAAAGCCAGGAAAACTCACCGTGCAAGCTGGAACGACCCTGGAGGAACAAGAAGATGAAGGTAAGTGTCGAATCATTGTGAGACGCAACCAATGCGATTTAAATTCTTGAAATTGTTCGAGGGATCACTTGTCGTGCCGAATTCAGCAAAATTCTGTAAGATAATCAAATAAGGATAAAATTATTGTTTAGACAACAGTTTAAGTGGAAGTGCATAAGTTGTGATTGAACTTGGAATGCTCAGTCTAATGAAATCTTTGTTGGACCGCTTTAATTGTATTTCTTCTTGATTTCCAGAAGAGGACGGTTACAAGATTAACTGTGAATACTTCCAACGATGTAAGGAATTTGTTGACCTGTTGGAGCTAGGGGGTACGTGACGTCACTAACTGCAAGCAAGCATTGTACTCGGTCAAAGGATTCAAACATCATTCTAAAATCTCAGAgacaaaacatttgtaaaaggAAGCAAACTGAACGAAATTCCAAAGTATGATCTCCTTGTCTTTGGTCGAATGAGTTAGTGTGATTTAGAATCTATCACAGATTCACAGGCAGTTTGAATATATATTTAGAGTGACCATTTCAGCCAAAAATTATATGAGACTCAGGGCGAATGTACTCGTACAACTATAGCTAATCCACTTCTTTGCTACACTTTAGAAGTACGCTTGCACATGTGTCACTGGCCGGCCTGAGCAAATTGCGGAATGATCGGAATCATGTAATGCAACGCTGTGTTTCAGATTCGTATTTCACTGACAGAGGAAAGTTCAGCCAGTGTTACTGCACGGATTGTCATTCCAAACGAGGCGACAATGATTTCTACACGCGTGGAAATCCATCTTCGGAATATGCCATTCCGATTGGATGGGCGCGTTTTGGATTAGAGTAAGTTGTAAACGAAAAGTTTTACCagctttcaaaaatatgaaggaAATTTTGATGATGGCTGTAATGTTCGATTGTATTTTAGTATTTTGAGACAAGTACATTTTcctttttattgaaatgaacttTAAGCTTCACCAACACTATGCATCATTTAAGTAATAATGACTCACTCCTTATAACTTGAGTCCATTATGATCAACGAGGGGGTACATTGATATTATATTAGTGAATTTGATGCAGAAAACATCTAGGGCAACAATGCTGGATAGTCGGATACATTTTATCGTAAAGGGATGACGTAACAAAATTCACATGTATTGACAAACGTGATATAATTTACAATATTATGTTGTTTTTAGAAATGCATTCTACTCTGAACAAATATTCAGTGTCAGAAGTAATATCGCGTATATATAATTAATTAAATACACAGACTGTGTTAATGTATCACAGTTCCATAAAGAACTGTGATAAGTCAAACACTTTGCAGTTAGACATGAATTTTGACAAGATCAGTATACTTCATTTCACACTTACAACAAAATGACTGTACAATGGAAAGGTTCTGAAGCTGTTGCACTAAAGTCCTCTTCTGAGAACCAAGAAACATAACTTCACATCATAGTATCGGTGATCTGATTGGTAATTTTCTCTTCTTACGGGGAATTTCACTGGTTTCGGTGATCGTTTCAGTCGAATTTCTAAAAGAAGAGCGCTGATTGGGCGAAATATTTGTGTGTCAAGTGGTAGCACTATTGAGTTCAGCAAAATATGTAAGCTTACTCATCAAAGAAGTCTGGCAAACGTGAACTATCACCATTCTCTATAAAGAAAATCATGGGAATGACCTGCCTATATTATACGTAGGATATAGGTCGCCCTCAATTTGGCACGAAGATTGATCCTGGATATgtcatgcaaatacacccttacACCTATTTTATGCAACTTTGGCTAATATCTCTTCTACAGCGTGCAGAAAAACAAACTGGAGGGTCGTCTGAAAATAGATGAGAACTGGCACGTAGCATTTCATGGAACTCGCATCGAGAGTATTGCTGATATCCTTGATAATGGTCATCTGTCTATTCCTGGTAAGAGACAGAATTCGTAAATTTCGAccaaattttaatattctcgACAATTTCGAATTTTATAAAATtagtctcatttgaaaatttttcatgtCGATAGAGTAAAATATGATTTGGCTTGATCTGACCTTACAAGTAATTCGTAAAGGCATCGACGAGCCTTATACAGGAAGTCAATATTTACAACAAATGAATTATCACCAAGCTGGTGGATGCCATGCCCACAAAACTTCTTCTCTAAATTTATCATACGGTAGTGACGCCAGAATTACAATTTCTCTGTTTACCTGTGCTCAGATTTGTAAACTACGAAACACCCGTACAATCAACGTtgacaattttcatgaaaatgaaactgtattTTTGTCTTAATGAGGTGATGTTGCACTGGGAGGAACGAAATTGTCAGAAAGAATAGGACACTTTACCGATAATTGGAAACCAAATGGCTTTGATACAAAACAGATTTTTGTATCACCGACGATCAGATATGCTGGTACCGATGCATACGCATGCCCTGTGAGGTAATGTTGAAACATCAGCGTGTGGAAATCAAAGCTGACTGTCACCAACGTTGATCTGACtttgtcacttttttcaaagATGTTATCTattattgttttgttatttttgacacaATATTCACCATGCAAGTTTAAATTCTCTGTACAATTATGACACGAAATTCTGACAGTGAACGATGTCACCGTTCTGGTGATACATTGTCCTTTCACCtgagacgacgacgacgacaatcatgcttgtggtggtggtggtggtggtggtgatgatgatggtgatttggaggagaggagaggagagagaaaTGACCTTCGATGACTTAAGATAGCCAATCTGATAAATTTTCAAGACATTCTTGTGACCAAGTCGTTGTAAGGGTAACCGGCAAATTCAATGGTTGTCACAACAATTTCAGTGACTCCCTCTGTCCGACTTGAGGAATTGTTCATACATACCTGATCTGTATGTATAATTGAATAAAAGAGGTATTTGACTCAATAACATCATTAATCATATAAACTCGCCCGTCTCTGTTTCAGAGTGACAGCCTCCGAGAGTGATGAAGTCTTGTACAAGGCACGCGTTGCTTTCCAGGTTTGGATAAGACCAAAATCTTACGAAATACACGAGCAAACGATTGGGGCCAAGAAACGTATCGACCCAGTGTTCAAAAATGACGTTCTTGAATGGTCAACCAAGGAACGAGCCGCTGTTGTTCCGTATGGATTACTGGTGAAAGTAAATGACCCCGATGATGACGACGCCACTCTGAACGTACAAAGACGCGGAAAGCGGAACTGAGTCTGACGCATCCATTTTATTCATACGATATATTACGTAATCGACTGTTATTGAAAAATGATGCgaagaaaatgtataaatttacatatgtagCCAAAACCTCCATGAATCAATGCAATATTATACAAGTCCTCCATATTAGGTTATGGTAGAAGCGTATAGTTATGGTTTTTTGAATATTCCAAAAAGCAATAGGCCCTACATGTATGAACAATGCAGTGCTTTTGTAGCGGTCGTGTTAGACAGTCTCGTGAAACTGTCTCTAGTAGTTTGTGATATCCAAATTTGAACCCGAGCATAAACTTTTGGAGAGCGACATGAATCTACTGAGAAAGATAAGATAGAATTCGACTCTCGGTGTAAACTGATACAGCTCGTCCTTGATCAATgctataaatcatttcatagtGATAATTAATCTGACAGCTCTATGTAGTCTTCAGGTATTAATGAGACGTGTACTTGATCATGTGCATGCACTTTATTCATAAGTTAACCTCAGACGTCGTACAATTAGTTAAACAAACGTGTACTGCTTTATCGCCCTCTGTAAAATTATACGAAATTACTTCGTTTTCTACAGCATCTCCGTTTCAGCAAGCGCTGCTGCCTTCCAATTCTTTCACAACCTATTCAAATGTCGCCAAAACTTGAGGGCAGCAATAATGATTACTAAAACCAGCTTACTTCACTCAGGCGTTTTCATTTCTTCTAACCTTAAGGAtacgcgcattttatttttaaggATAATTTGAACGGACGCACCGCCGAGGGACTCTTTTCCCAATGTTCGATATGGTAATCTAACGAAATCAAGCTTGCAAATGTTCATCTTACTGAACTatagcttttgaaaaaaataaaatatacaaatgtaaaCTTACTGCACCCGTACCGCTCAAACTCCTATGATGTAACATACATATATTCTTTAATTTGTCCGGTACAAcgcgcctcgggaacagatagtcggactctcatatttttacaattcttttctgatctaccacttgtgggggctcattttaaagctcttgaaggtccccgatttttattgttgatttggtaagagaatggttgaaagtttcgctgaggaaagtttgagcaaaagttcaagtctttcacttccgaggcgcatactaccttaaggaggATGTTGAATGCAATTTGTTATCACATTTAATTTCGATCGTCATGAGTATCTTCATACAAACGCTGTTTGAAATTAGTCTAAAATAATCATTCCTGCTTCGGTTCGCCCTGTCTAAAGTTGGAAACAGACTAAGCCAAAAGTAAGAATATTATTTTGTTTCGCGCCCACTTACGTGTAGATTTTCTGAGTTTTTCGTAAAAAAAGAAGGGAAGAAAACCTTGTGATGTCGATATTGtcgcaaaaaaaaacatgacttCAAAATTGCGACAAAATATTTCCTAACGCCAGCCATTCCATACCCATGGAAACGTGTGGTGGCGTAGAATTGAACCCTCTACAAGCATATAGTTATACACTCATAATGTTCATGCTTTATGAGACAACTTCAGAATAAAGGTAACTTAATTTTGCGTTgaagtgtgtctgtgtgtgctCTGTCTCTCTGTATACTATGTGTGTAGGTGTGCGTGTACACGTGCTTGTGTGTGTCTGCGtgtttgtctctctgtctgcctTTCAGAATTTTGAGTTTGCACCAAAGAGAGAATTTACTTTCCGTGACtcattacaacttcgccgatgctaaTTCGCCATGTGTGCAACCCTGAAATTTCGGAGTTAGCTAAACCAGTCGGAAGGTATGAATCACGTAAGCTTACACATcgataataccaaaatcaaacgacTCGAACAGCATTTGCATGCAAGGCAGTGTGTGGAAACGACGACTATTTCTCCTGTGAAGTTtgattaaatattattttcgtcACAGTCCCTTCACGAGGGATTATTGTTTCGTGGTACTTTCGAATTCTGACGCCACTAGGCAATTGCGATGACATCGGTACAATAGAACTAAAAGATGCTTCGTTGTACCAACACCTGgcacaaaagctgaaaatggtCG
This genomic window from Ptychodera flava strain L36383 chromosome 10, AS_Pfla_20210202, whole genome shotgun sequence contains:
- the LOC139141546 gene encoding neuralized-like protein 4 produces the protein MATEQSFEDRFFDHLNKSDDSDEEGETWSVQKQRKPGKLTVQAGTTLEEQEDEEEDGYKINCEYFQRCKEFVDLLELGDSYFTDRGKFSQCYCTDCHSKRGDNDFYTRGNPSSEYAIPIGWARFGLDVQKNKLEGRLKIDENWHVAFHGTRIESIADILDNGHLSIPGDVALGGTKLSERIGHFTDNWKPNGFDTKQIFVSPTIRYAGTDAYACPVRVTASESDEVLYKARVAFQVWIRPKSYEIHEQTIGAKKRIDPVFKNDVLEWSTKERAAVVPYGLLVKVNDPDDDDATLNVQRRGKRN